One part of the Microvirga sp. TS319 genome encodes these proteins:
- a CDS encoding SDR family NAD(P)-dependent oxidoreductase, producing the protein MLIDLTGRTAIVTGGSEGLGKAIAARLARSGAHVAVLARREEVLDVAVQDIRRDAVGQVAGLACDVTDNCRVEEVVAAIVAEFGAVDILVNNAGSSSRSRFEELSRDGMIADMDLKLFAAVNLAQKVVPGMKERRWGRIINVVSANGKAPKAASAPTTLSRSAGITLTKVMSQELAPWNILVNALCVGVIKSGQWAGRHRRDAPDMPFEKYLEPHARPVPLGRFGEPEEFANVACFLASDSASYVTGTAINVDGGLCPVT; encoded by the coding sequence ATGCTGATCGATCTCACCGGCAGAACCGCAATCGTCACCGGAGGCAGCGAGGGCCTCGGAAAGGCGATTGCGGCCCGCCTCGCAAGGTCGGGCGCACATGTGGCTGTCCTGGCCCGGCGCGAGGAGGTTCTGGACGTCGCCGTGCAGGACATTCGTCGGGATGCCGTCGGCCAAGTCGCGGGGCTTGCCTGCGACGTGACCGACAACTGCCGTGTGGAGGAGGTTGTCGCCGCAATCGTCGCCGAGTTCGGTGCGGTCGACATCCTCGTCAACAACGCGGGCAGCTCAAGTCGCAGCCGTTTCGAGGAGCTCAGCCGGGACGGCATGATCGCCGACATGGACCTGAAGCTCTTCGCCGCCGTCAACCTCGCCCAGAAGGTCGTGCCGGGCATGAAGGAGAGGCGCTGGGGGCGGATCATCAACGTGGTCAGCGCTAATGGGAAAGCTCCGAAGGCTGCCAGTGCTCCGACCACCCTGAGCCGTTCCGCTGGAATCACCCTGACGAAGGTCATGTCCCAGGAGCTCGCGCCGTGGAACATCCTCGTCAACGCTCTCTGCGTCGGTGTCATCAAGAGCGGGCAATGGGCGGGTCGGCACAGGCGCGATGCACCGGACATGCCTTTCGAAAAGTACCTTGAGCCGCATGCGCGTCCCGTGCCGCTTGGACGGTTCGGGGAGCCCGAGGAATTTGCCAATGTGGCCTGCTTCCTCGCATCGGATTCCGCATCATACGTGACCGGTAC